Within Sphingobium aromaticiconvertens, the genomic segment GCCCGGATTTGGTCGGGCCTTCGCCGAAATAGAGGTAGGGGCGGGTGTCATAGATCGCCTCGCCATTGACCTTCAGCCAGGCGCCCATGCCGCGCAAGACGGTGGAGATTTCCTCCGGGATCGTCCCGTCGGCCTTTGGCCCCACATTCAGCAACAGATTGCCGTTCTTGCTGACGATGTCGATCAGGTCGGCGATCAGCGACTTGGGCGTGCGATAGGTGTCGTCCTTCGCATAGCCCCAGCTATGGACGCTGACCGATGTGTCCGATTGCCACGGCGTCAGCTTCAGCGCGTCGGTTTTGCCCCGCTCCATGTCAAACATGGCGCTGCCTTCGGCGAACTGCGACCCCTTGTAGGCGATGATGCCGGGGGCTTTCCACGCGTCCGAGCGGTTGTAATAATAGGCCGCCGTGTCGCGCATCAGCGGCTCGAACAGGGGCGAGGAGGTCCACCAGTCGAAATAGATCAGCTCGGGCTGATATTTGTCGATCAGTTCCGAGGTGCGCGCCATCCAGTCGTTGAGGAACGGCTTGTTTGGCGGCATCCAGTTTTGCAGCAGATCGCTGTCAGGCCAGGCCGTCGGCTTGTCCGCAGGCAGGCCGGTGGGCGCCGCCGGTCCGTAGAGGCCCGCATATTTCGGATTATTGACATCGGAATCATAGCTGCGCCCGGCATGATACCACCACCAATGTTCCGCGCGGTGGGACGACAGGCCGAAATGCATGTTCTGCGCCCTCGCCGCCTTGGCAATGTCGCCCACGACATCGCGGCGCGGCCCCATTTCAGCGCTATCCCACTTGGTGAAGTCGGACGCATACATGGCAAAGCCGTCGCAATGTTCGGCAACCGGCACGACATAGCGCGCGCCCGCATCGGCGAACAGTTTCACCCAGCCATCGGGATCGAAGCGTTCCGCCTTGAACTGCGGAATGAAATCCTTGTAGCCGAACTTGGATTGCGGGCCGTAGGTCTTGATATGATGGTCATAAGCCTTGTTGCCCGGCGCATACATGTTGCGCGAATACCATTCATTGGCGAAGGCCGGGACCGAATAGACGCCCCAATGGATGAAGATGCCGAACTTGGCGTCGCGGAACCATTCGGGCGTGCGATAGGCGCGAAGGGAATCCCAATCGGCCTTGAACCGTCCGTCGGTTATACCGCGCTGGACCTTAGCCAACTGCGCCTCGACCGCCTTTGGCTTATAGTCCATCGGCCATGGCTCTGGCGCTGCCTTTTGCGCCAGAGCGGGCAGCGGGAGAAGTGCAAGGGCGGCGGCGGTCGCCAATAGTCTCTTCATCATTTGCGCACATCCTGCAAAACGGCGACCCCTTCGGCCGCCAGCGTGATGGAGGTCTTGCGACCACCCTCCAATATATCGTCCATAGTCCGGGGCAGCGTAACCGACCGATCTTCCCGTCCATGGTTGATGAGGATCACGATCGACCGCCCGTCCCCTTCGCGGGTCATCAGTTCGACGTCGGCCGGCACGGGGAAGTCTCGGGCGACCCCTGCCCCTTCCAGAGCGCCGTCGATCAGTCCCTTCATCAGTCCCTGATCCAGCAACGCACCGACATAGGTGATCCGCCCCTTGCCCACGCGGCGGGTGATGGCGGCAGCGTGACCGTCCAGCCAGCCATTCGCCTTGCCATAGCGCAGCAACGTTTCGACATCGGACGCCTTGATGGAGAGATCCTCCGCCCAGATCGTCGCCTTGCCCGACCCCACTTCGACAGGCTCGTCCAACGCGTAAAATTGCTCGACCTGTCCGCCGAGCAGATCGGCGAGCAGCCCCGGCTGACGGCGCGGCTGGAGCCGGTCATAATCGTCCCGTTGGCCCGATCGCGGCCCCAGGATCAGATGCCCGCCACCACGCACATAGGCGGTCAGCTTCTTCGCAAGATCGTCGTTGATGATGGAAAGGTTGGGAGCGACCACCAGCTTGTAGCGGTCGAGCGGTCCCTGCGCCTCGACAATATCGACGCTGCCCAGCGCATCCTTGAGCGGCGCATAATAATCGAGCAGCACCGATATCTGGTCATAATCCTTGTGATGCGGCTGAAAGTCGATCGTCCAGCGGCTGGGATAATCCTGAAGGATCGCGACCGGCGAAACCGGCGACGTGCCGACGATCGCGGGCGCGGCCTTTGCCATGTCGCGACCGATGCGGCTGACTTCCTCATACACCGGCAGCGGCTTACCGTCCGGGCCAAGGATCGAACCATGCATCGTTTCCTGTCCGTTCAGCGCATTGCGCCACTGCCAGTAAAGGATGCCGTCCGCGCCATGACCGATCGCCTGCCATGCCATCGCCCGCGTCTCACCAGGGTAAAGCATGTTGCTGACCGGCGCCCAGTTTACGAAGCCCGGCTGGATTTCCATCACCCAGAAATTCTTGCGCTTCCAACCGCGCACCAGATCATGCGTCGCGCCATTGCGATAGGATTTGAGGTGTCCGGTGCCGACATAATTGTCCCAGGACGCGAAATCGAGGTCGCGGTTGATGGCATAGCGATCAAAGCGGTTGGCCCAGCCAAGACCGCCCAGATTGGTGGTGATGAATTGCGCGGGCAGTGCATGGGCGCGGATCGCGTCCAGCTGGTTCTTCTGAAAGGCGACCCACTGGCTGGTGATGAAGCGCTTGCACTCCAGCATCCAGCCCGGATTGCCCTTGTCGGTGTTGAAGGGCACCTGCGTCCAGTCGCTATAGGTTTGCGACCAGTAGGCCGTCGTCCAGGCATCGTTGAGCTTGTCCAGCGTGCCGTATCGCGCCTTCAGCCAGTCGACCCAGGCAGCACGCGCGGCGGGATCATAGCTTTCGTCGGTATATTCATTGCCGATCTGCCAGCCGATCACATTGGCCTCGCGCCCCAGCGCCTGCGCCATGCGCGACACGATGTCGCGGCTAAGCTGGCGGTAATGGGGGTCGGAGATGGAGAATTGCCGCCGACCGCCATGACCCAGCCGTCTGCCGTCACTGTCGACGCGCAGCACTTCGGGATATTTCTGGGTCATCCAGGCGGGCGGCGTATCAGTCGGCGTGCCGATCACCACTTTTATGCCATAGCGGTCGGCCAGCCGCACCGCGCGGACCAGCCAATCCATGTCATATTGCCCCTCGATCGGCTCCATCCGGCTCCAGGCGAATTCGCCGATCCGCACGACATTGGCGCCATGCGCTTTCATCAGCCGCAGATCTTCGGCCCAGCGTTCTTCTGGCCATTGTTCGGGATACCAGGCGGAACCCAGCCAGAGATTGTCGAACTGCGCCTGCCCCGATGCCGCGCTGGCGCCGGGGGCTGGCGCGGCCTGCGCCATGGGGGCGGAGAAAAGCATCGCCGACAGCAGCAGGGCAGAGCCGCCAAGCCTTTGAAACATCCTGCCAGCTTTTCGCGACACGCGTGCCCTCCTTCAATTAGTATGTTTATATGATATTTCTTGCAGATGCGCTATTAGTATGACTAAAGAGAGTCAACCGCTTTTGCACTTATCCGTGTCGATCAGCGGCCATTTCCAGGCGCATGCCGGATCGAAATTTCGGGTTATCAGCAAGACAAGGGAGGGGCGTCATGAAGCGCACAAAGCTGGGCAAACTGGCAACAAGCGTGGCATTGGCCGCAATCAGCATCGGCACCGCGACAGGGCAACAAAGCGCGAGCCTTCCCGATCCGGAAAGTTTTCGCAATCCGCCCGCCGATGCGCGCCCCCAGACACTCTATTTCTGGATGAACGGCAATGTGACCCGGCAGGGGCTGGACGCCGACCTTGATGCGATCGCGCGCGTCGGCATGGGCGGCGTGCTGGTGTTCGACGGCAGCGACGATGTGCCCAAGGGGCCGGTCGATTATCTCAGCCCGCAATGGCTGGGACTGATGACGCATATGATGGACAAGGCGGACACGCTGAGCCTGAAAGTGGGCATGCATAATGCGCCCGGCTGGTCGTCGAGCGGCGGCCCATGGATCGCCCCGGCGCAAGCCATGCAGCAGATCGTCTGGACCGAGACGAGCATCGCCGGCGGCAAGCGGCTGCGCCTTGCCCTGCCCAAACCTTATGCCAAGCTGGACTATTACAAGGATGCGGCGGTGCTGGCCTTTCCTGCGTCGGATGGCGATGAGAGTCGCTATCGCGATGCTATCGCCGGGATGCGGGTTGGCAAGGGGGTCGACGCCAGAACACTGACCGATCGCGACCTGCACAGCGCGATCGAGATCGCGCCGGACACGCCGCTGGTCATATCCATGAAGACGCCCTTCCCCGCGCAGGCCGTGACACTTTACGCGGTCAAGGACGCACCCGGCTTTTCGGCAACGATCGAGGCATCGGACGACGGCAGCAACTGGACCCGCATCGGCAAAGTGTCAGTCGCGGTCGAGCGCGGCATTGAAGCGCCGGGGACGCTCAATTTTGCCCGCGTCTCCGCGCGTCATTTCCGCGTCACGCCCAGCGCCAAGGTGAAACTGGCCGAGGCGCTGTTCCATGCCACACCGCGCATCGAGGATTGGGACACCAAGGGCGAGCATGGCATCCGCATTGGCAGCGCGGTCGAGCGGCACCCATCGAATGCGGCCCGACCCGATGCGATTGATCCATCGCGGGTCATAGACATCAGCGCGAAGGTGGATTCGCGCGGGATGCTCGACTGGACGCCGCCCGCGGGTCGCTGGACGATCCTGCGCTTTGGCCATACGCCGACGGGCAAGCTCAACGTCGCGGCCTCCGACGCGGGTCGGGGGCTTGAGGTCGACAAGCTGAACATAGCGGCGGTCGATCATCAGTTCGAAAGCAGTGTGGGGCGCGTCATCAAGGCCGCAGGTCCCCATGCGGGCAAGGCCTTCGACATGCTGGAGATCGACAGTTTCGAGGCCGGAATGCAAAACTGGACTCCGACGATGCTGGCGGATTTCCAGAAGCGGAACGGCTATTCGCTGCTGCCCTATCTGCCCACGCTCACTGGCCGCATTGTGGGTGACGCCGATGTTTCCGACCGGGTGCTGTACGACTATCGCCGCACGCTCGCGGACCTGATGGCCGACAATTATTATGGGCGGATGCAGAGCCACGCCAATGCCGCTGGCCTGCGTTTCCATGCGGAAGGCTATGGCCCCGGCGCGTTCGACGCCTTGCAGGTCAGCGGCCGGGCGCAGGTGCCGATGACGGAGTTCTGGTCCCGCACACCCTGGACCGACAACCGCACGGTCAAGATGGTGTCCTCCGCCGCGCATGTCTATGGCAAGCCGGTCGTCGCGGCAGAGGCCTTTACGGGTGAGGCGCAGACCAGCCGCTGGCTCGACTATCCCTATGCGATGAAGACGCTGGGCGACCAGATGTTCGCGCAAGGCGTCAACCAGTTCTACTTCCATCGCTATGCCCATCAGCCCAATCCGCTGGCCAGTCCCGGCATGGCGATGGGTCCGTGGGGCATCAACCTGGAGCGCAGCAACACATGGTTCGCCCAGTCGCGCCCCTGGATGGAGTATCTGGGCCGCAGCCAATATATGCTGCGGCAGGGACGGAATGTCGCCGACATCCTCTATTTCGTCGGCGAGGAAAGCCCGAACCAGAGCGAATATCTGCGCCCCGACATATCGCCCGACAGCAACCCGAAGATCGGGCAATATTTCAGTCCGCAAGTGCCCGCAGGCTATAGCTATGACATGGTCAATGCCGAGGTGCTGCTGACCCGCGCGAGCGTGAAGGACGGGCGGATCCTCCTGCCCGATGGCGCAAGCTATCGGATGCTGGTGATGCCCGACACGATCGCCAGCATGACGCCGCAACTGGCGCAGCGGCTGCGCGATCTCGTGCGGCAGGGCATGGTGATGCTGGCGCCCAAGCCTGCCCGCTCGCTGACCATGGCGGGGCAGCCTGATGGCGACGCGGCCTTCCGCGCGGCAATCGACGATCTGTGGGGCACGCAGGCGGCCAACACCACGCCGCGCCGGGTCGGCGAGGGCCGTATCTTTGCGACGGGCGGCATTGCGCCTGTGCTGGCCGATATGGACGCAACGCCTGATGTGGCCTGCGAGACGGCATCACCCGACGGACAGGTCGTCTGGCTGCATCGCAGGCTTGCGGACGGCGACGTCTATTTCGTCGCCAACCGCCAGCGCCGGGCCGAGCGGCTGACCTGCACCTTCCGCGTAAGCGGCAAGGCGCCAGCATTGTGGGATGCGGAGTCGGGGGCGATCAGCCGCCCTGCCCTGTTCGATGCCGGGAAATCCACGACCCGTGTCGCCTTCGACCTGTCGCCTGCCGGATCGACCTTCGTCAGCTTCCGCGAACCGGTTTCCGGCGCGAAGCGGCTGGACTGGGTGGCCAAGGACGGCGCGCGGTTCACCGATCTTGATGCCAGGACGCCCGTTGTCGCGGCACCGTCCGACAGCTTCACCCTCTCGCTCTGGGCCAAGCCCGACATCGACCTGCGGCTTATGCCGAAGGAAAGCGTCGATGGGCGGATCAACGAGACAGGCAAAAATTATCTGGTCAATGCCCGCTCCGGGCGAGACACCCATGGCGATGGCACGGCAGTCGCCGGTCTTGCCATCGGCCGCAATGGCGCCTTCGTGATCGAGCGGATTTCACCCGACAGCGTGCCCGCCGTGCTCGTTTCGCACCAGCCGATCGCGGGGTGGAGCCATATCGCGCTGGTCTATGACAAGGGGACGCCCAGCCTCTATATCGACGGCAAGCTGGCGCATACGGGCCTGAAGAGCGGGCGTACCGTCTTTGCCGGCGGGTCGGACAAGCCCTCCCCCTCGGGCGTCACCTATTCTTTTGAGGGCAATGCGACACCGCTTCGCACCGACGCACGCGCGCTGGCCCCGGCGGAGATCGCCGCCGAAGCCGCCAAGGGACCGCCCGCGCCGATGACCAGCCTCAGCCCTGCGGAGATCAACCGCGCGGATGACGGATCACTGCGCGCGCTGGTGTGGGACAGCGGGCGCTACACGACCAGCGCCGGGCGCGGCTTTCGGGCCGATGTGCCCGCGCCGCACGCAATCGACGGGCCGTGGACGGTCCGCCTTCAGCCCGGTCGTGGTGCACCGGCGCAGATCACGCTCCCTGGGCTTCAATCGCTCAGTCATCACCCCGATCCTGCGGTGCGCCATTTCTCCGGCACCGCCACCTATGAGCGCAACATCAACGTGCCCGCCAGCGCGGTGAAAAAGGGCCAGCGTGTCTATCTGGACCTTGGCCGGGTCGAAATCCTTTCCGGCGTCAGCGTCAACGGCAGGGATCTAGGTGTCGTATGGAAGGAACCCTATCGCGTCGACGTGACCGATGTTGTCCATGCCGGGGTTAACAGCCTGTCGCTGACCGTCACCAACCTGTGGGCCAACCGCATGATCGCCGACGCAGCGCTGCCCGAGGAAGGCCGGTTCGTCGACAATGCCGACTGGACGATCGGCGAGCGGGCGAGCGCGGACGGGAAGATGACACCGGTGATGGCGCGCAAGATCGTGGAGCTGCCCGACTGGTACAAGGCGGGCAAGGCCAAGCCCGAGGGTGGGCGCGTAACCTTCACGCCCTGGACCTTCTTTCAGGCTAACGAGCCGTTGCTCGATTCCGGCCTGCTGGGTCCAGTGCGCCTGGTCTTTGCCCAGGACATCAGTCTCAAATAAAGAAAAGGCCGGTCGATCGCTGGCGTGCAGACCAGCGATCGACCGGCAGAAGGACGCACCCAGGGAAGGGTGTTGGCGCCCCCTATTTGCTATCGAGCAGAAGCACCCAGTCATTGCCCGGCTGCGGCGTGCCGGGCGGCGTGAACAATCGCTCGCCATTGTTGGTGAAGGTGCCGATGGGCTTGGCTACGCCCGTGCGTGGATCAAACCAGGCCGCGCTCACCTTCTGGCCCGCGATCTGGCCCATGCGAATGCGAAAAGGCCGTCCGGTATAGCTGTAGGCCATGGCATAGGCCTTGCCCCGCGTAGCGATCACCCGCTCATAGCCAGTGCCGTTCTGCCCCGCGATCAGTTGCTGGTCGGGCACGCGCTCAAAGAAGGGGCGCGACAGCATCAGGTCGCGCAGATGATGCATCTGCCCTGCCCCCTCCTGCTCCAACGCCTTTTCCCAATGCACGTCAGCGGCATAGGCGGGTTTGTCCTTGCCCGGCACGAACATCTGCATGACATCATTGCTGCCATAGCTATGCCCGAAGGCGCCACCGAACACGCTCCACCAGGCATAGCGCCGCACATCCGCCGCCAGCCAGCGCGGTGCCGTTAAGTCATGCAGGCCATGCGGGATATTTTCGTAACTCGGTTCGCCGTCGATCGTGGGTTTCAGCGGAGGGCGGGACAGATCTTCCGCGACATAACGCCAGTTATCCTCGGCGCGCGCGCCCTTCTCATCCTGCGCATAGCTTTTGTGGCCGGACTGGAACATGTTGAAGTCCAGCCAGGGCGCGCGGTGATAATACCATGCAGAATCGGTGCGGCCGATAGGATGGAAGGTCATCAAATGGCCGGGGTCCGCTGCCTTTATGGCCGCGCCCAGCGCTTCCCAGGTGGCGGCATTCTTTTCCCCCGGCGTGTCGCCGCCGTTCAGCCAGACGATGTTGGGCTTGCTCCGATAGCGTTCGCCCAGAAATTTGCCATAGGCAGCCGCACGCTCTGGCGGCAGCTTGCTCTCGACGACGATCGTACCCCAGATGGGCACCAGCGCGACATAGAGGCCGTGCGCGGCGGCGCGATCGACCACCCAGTCCAGATGGTCCCAATAATCATATTCGTCGGCGCGGGCCGGGTCGTTACCGGGCGTGACACGCGGACGCGCTGGATCCTTGTCCAGCATCGCCGGCGCGGCATAGCGGTTGGTCTGCTGATCGGTGTGCAGCACCATCACTTGTATGACGTTGAAGCCCTGCGCCGCCCGACGGGCAAGGTAGTGCTCTGTCTCCGCCCGATCGAGGCGACCCAGCAGCAGCCAGCCAGTGTCGCCCAGCCAGAAGAAGGGCCGGCCATCCTGCGTTGCGAGATAGCGGTGATTGTCGGCAATCCGCAGCGGTTGGGTTGCGGGCGCGGCGCTGGCTGCGACGCTTGCGGCCAGCGCCAGCAGGCTCAGCCCCAAGCCGACCAGTGTGTTGCGAGTCATCCCGAAAGCTCCTGACCGCCCAATGCGCAAATAGAAGAGAAGTCCCTGCGGCCGGGGCCGCAGGGACAGAAGGAAGAGCCTGAGTTTAGAATGTCACCCGCACGCCCGCCAGAACCTGGATATCATCCTGTTCCAGATTGCCGACCAGGGTTTCACGGCCATAATAGGTGTCCGTCTTGCTCCGCAGCAGATTGCTTCCTTCCAGCGAAACGGTGATATTGTCGGTCACGTCCAGATTGATCGACGCATCCAGCCAGCCATAAGCCTTGCGGTAGACGGGCAGGCCCACAACAACATTGTTCGTGAACAGGCCAGTCAGGAACTTGTCGCGCCAGTTATAGGCGAGACGGGCGGAAAGCGGACCTTTTTCGTAGATGCCGCTGACGTTGAAGCTATGCTTCGAAAGGTCGGTCAGCGGCGTGCTCAGCCCGGCAATCGAGGTACCGGTCGAACTATCCACAAAGGTATAGTTGGCCTGAACCCCAAAACCACTCAGCAGACCCGGCAGGAAATCGAAGAAGGTTTGGCCGCCGACCTCGATACCCTTGATCTTGCCCTGATTGCTGTTGGTGGGCGCCGAGATGCTATATTCGATGCCGTCGATGACCCGCAGGATGGTGCCGGTCAGAATGAAGTTCTGAACATTGCGGTAGAAGCCGGCCAGATAGACCGATCCCGTCGGTGCGAAATAATATTCCAGGCTGGCGTCAAGCTGATCCGCCTTCAAAGGACGCAGATCCGGGTTGCCCGAAGAACCGGTATTCTGCGCGGGAACGAGCGTAAGCGTAGGCGCAAGCTGCGAGAATCCCGGACGGGTCAGCACTTGCGATGCGGCCAGGCGCAACTGCAGTTTGTCGCTCAGCCCGAACCGGATGTTCGCACTGGGCAAAACGCTCAGATAATTGCTGTTCATGTCGATGGGCGTGGGTACAGTCTGGCCTGCGTTCAGGCGGTTGCCTTGCACCTGCAACCCGGTGCGGATCACACGAAGGCCGATATTGCCGTCCACCGGCACGGCGCCAAGGTCGAAGCCATATTTCGCCGTCGCAAAGCCGGCCATCGTCGTTTCGTTGATGCTGTAGATACCGGGCGTGCTGACCGATACCGGAGTGGTGATGCCCAACTGCTGGCGGATCGCGTCGAAATTGTCCAGCGGACGCAAGGCATCGGGATTGGCGACGAGGAAGTCCTGATTGATGTTCCCCGAACCGCTGAACATATTATTAAGCGGATTGGACATGAACAGATCGGAAAAACCTGCGGCGTTGACGCGAGCGGCAGCCGTGCCCGGCGTCTGGAAGAAGCGGACCGGCGTGAAATCCATGCCGCGCTTGGCCCAGCGCAGGCCGAAATTCAGCGACTTGAGGAAGTCACTTTCGACATCGAAGGACGCGTCGCCCTTCACCGCCCACATATCGCCCTTGAAGTAATTTTCGTTCCGCGTCATCGCCCCGATTGTATAGCTGCCAATGTTGTTGAGGTTGACGCCGCTCAGTAACATGCTCGGCACGCCGGCGCTGACATCCTGATCGGCGCGCGGGGCGACACCGGCAAGGTCAAGCTCGGAATAATAGAGGGTATTCTTCGATGTGGAATAGTTCACGTCGAAGTTCAGCCGCATCCCGTCGGTCACATAATTCACGCCGCCGGAATATTGGAAATTCTCGTCATAGGTGTCGCGCGCCACGCCAAAGGTGTTGAAGGCGACATTGTTGTAGGAAATGGAGCGAATGTCGTTTGTGCCGTCAAAGACAGTCGCCGTGCCCGGCACGGCGGTCCGTCCGTTGGTCGGGATGTTAAGGCCGAACTGGGTCTGGATCGACCGGAACTCCTGATAACCGACTTGACCATAGACTTCGAGTTCGGGCGTCGGCTTCCACTGAACCATGCCATCAATGCCGATGCGACGACGATTTCCCTTGATGGCGGGCTGGTAGGAGCCGTTCGGGGCGTTGACCGTCTGGCCCGCGATGATGTCCGTGCGACCGTTGGGTGCGCCGACATTGATGATGTCGGTTGCAAAGGCCCGCTCCTGATAGGCAGCGCTCACCAGCACACCGATTTCACCGATACCGGTGTCCCAGCTATTGCTTACCAGGACGGACGCCATCGGCTTCACATCATCGGCAAGGTCCGAATATCGCCCTCGGGCACTCGCGCTGAACACGAACCCCTTTTTGTCGAGTGGCTTGCGCGTGCGCAAATCAACCACGCCGCCGATGCCGCCTTCGATCAGATCCGCTGATGGCGTTTTGTAAACGTCGATACCGGCGAGCAGTTCGGACGGCACGTCCTGAAGGTTGAAGCCGCGTCCACCGCCTGCGGTAAAGACCTCCCGACCATTGAGCGTGGTCAGCACCTGCGACAGACCACGGATCGCGATGCTTCCACCTTCGCCACGGTCGCGGCTGACCTGTATGCCTGAAACGCGCTGCAATGCTTCTGCGACATTGACGTCCGGCAGCTTGCCGATGTCTTCCGCAACGATGGAATCCACGATCTTGTCGGAATTGCGCTTGAGGTTCTGCGCCGACTGAAGGCTGGCGCGGATGCCGGTGACAACGATGTCCGCACTGTTCGTATCAGGCGCAGATTGCGCGGCAGCCGATGCAGGCAGGAAACCGATGACACCGCAAAGGGCGACACCCGTTAGAATATGATTGGTGATGCGCATGAACCTCTCCTCCCAGACTTTGTTCTGATTTCGCGTATATTATAATATTATATTCAGGCAAGTTATTTGTATGAGTAATCAGATTGTCGCCATTTTCCATAGCTTTAGCGCAACACGCGGACCAGATAGCTGGTGGTGGCTGGCGTCCCGACCGGGATTTCCCACCCCGACTCGAGCATTCGTCCCTTGATATCCGCCCCCGCCGGTCGTCCCGCCCCATCCAGCGGCGTCGCGACGACGCCCAGCGCACCGTCCAGATCCTTGAGCAACAGCCAGCCCTTCACCGGTTCGATCCAGGTCGGGGCCGTGCCCCATTTTTCCAGCATCGTGTGACGCGCGTTCCAGCCCTGACCACTATTGCCCGCCTTTGCCGTAGCGGTGACGAGCAGGCGATCGGAGATACGGATCGGCTTGCCGTCGAGCGCGGAAGCGGTGATCGCCGCAAAGCCGTTGCCGATGTCGGCGGCCAGATGGGTCGTCGCCACCTTCGCATCGCGCACGAAGCCGACCAGCGCCTGACTACGCGGCGCATCGACGGACAGGGTGCTTGTCCCCTCCCCCGTCCGCCAGCG encodes:
- a CDS encoding alpha-L-fucosidase, which gives rise to MMKRLLATAAALALLPLPALAQKAAPEPWPMDYKPKAVEAQLAKVQRGITDGRFKADWDSLRAYRTPEWFRDAKFGIFIHWGVYSVPAFANEWYSRNMYAPGNKAYDHHIKTYGPQSKFGYKDFIPQFKAERFDPDGWVKLFADAGARYVVPVAEHCDGFAMYASDFTKWDSAEMGPRRDVVGDIAKAARAQNMHFGLSSHRAEHWWWYHAGRSYDSDVNNPKYAGLYGPAAPTGLPADKPTAWPDSDLLQNWMPPNKPFLNDWMARTSELIDKYQPELIYFDWWTSSPLFEPLMRDTAAYYYNRSDAWKAPGIIAYKGSQFAEGSAMFDMERGKTDALKLTPWQSDTSVSVHSWGYAKDDTYRTPKSLIADLIDIVSKNGNLLLNVGPKADGTIPEEISTVLRGMGAWLKVNGEAIYDTRPYLYFGEGPTKSGQVRVGGQVEESVTKGFTPADIRFTTKGDTLYALGLERPKDGAVLIKTLYTGTPYLEKPIDRIELLDGGKIVWQQTDKGLSITLPANGSDAMPYALRISFKKG
- a CDS encoding beta-galactosidase, with the translated sequence MSRKAGRMFQRLGGSALLLSAMLFSAPMAQAAPAPGASAASGQAQFDNLWLGSAWYPEQWPEERWAEDLRLMKAHGANVVRIGEFAWSRMEPIEGQYDMDWLVRAVRLADRYGIKVVIGTPTDTPPAWMTQKYPEVLRVDSDGRRLGHGGRRQFSISDPHYRQLSRDIVSRMAQALGREANVIGWQIGNEYTDESYDPAARAAWVDWLKARYGTLDKLNDAWTTAYWSQTYSDWTQVPFNTDKGNPGWMLECKRFITSQWVAFQKNQLDAIRAHALPAQFITTNLGGLGWANRFDRYAINRDLDFASWDNYVGTGHLKSYRNGATHDLVRGWKRKNFWVMEIQPGFVNWAPVSNMLYPGETRAMAWQAIGHGADGILYWQWRNALNGQETMHGSILGPDGKPLPVYEEVSRIGRDMAKAAPAIVGTSPVSPVAILQDYPSRWTIDFQPHHKDYDQISVLLDYYAPLKDALGSVDIVEAQGPLDRYKLVVAPNLSIINDDLAKKLTAYVRGGGHLILGPRSGQRDDYDRLQPRRQPGLLADLLGGQVEQFYALDEPVEVGSGKATIWAEDLSIKASDVETLLRYGKANGWLDGHAAAITRRVGKGRITYVGALLDQGLMKGLIDGALEGAGVARDFPVPADVELMTREGDGRSIVILINHGREDRSVTLPRTMDDILEGGRKTSITLAAEGVAVLQDVRK
- a CDS encoding glycosyl hydrolase — translated: MKRTKLGKLATSVALAAISIGTATGQQSASLPDPESFRNPPADARPQTLYFWMNGNVTRQGLDADLDAIARVGMGGVLVFDGSDDVPKGPVDYLSPQWLGLMTHMMDKADTLSLKVGMHNAPGWSSSGGPWIAPAQAMQQIVWTETSIAGGKRLRLALPKPYAKLDYYKDAAVLAFPASDGDESRYRDAIAGMRVGKGVDARTLTDRDLHSAIEIAPDTPLVISMKTPFPAQAVTLYAVKDAPGFSATIEASDDGSNWTRIGKVSVAVERGIEAPGTLNFARVSARHFRVTPSAKVKLAEALFHATPRIEDWDTKGEHGIRIGSAVERHPSNAARPDAIDPSRVIDISAKVDSRGMLDWTPPAGRWTILRFGHTPTGKLNVAASDAGRGLEVDKLNIAAVDHQFESSVGRVIKAAGPHAGKAFDMLEIDSFEAGMQNWTPTMLADFQKRNGYSLLPYLPTLTGRIVGDADVSDRVLYDYRRTLADLMADNYYGRMQSHANAAGLRFHAEGYGPGAFDALQVSGRAQVPMTEFWSRTPWTDNRTVKMVSSAAHVYGKPVVAAEAFTGEAQTSRWLDYPYAMKTLGDQMFAQGVNQFYFHRYAHQPNPLASPGMAMGPWGINLERSNTWFAQSRPWMEYLGRSQYMLRQGRNVADILYFVGEESPNQSEYLRPDISPDSNPKIGQYFSPQVPAGYSYDMVNAEVLLTRASVKDGRILLPDGASYRMLVMPDTIASMTPQLAQRLRDLVRQGMVMLAPKPARSLTMAGQPDGDAAFRAAIDDLWGTQAANTTPRRVGEGRIFATGGIAPVLADMDATPDVACETASPDGQVVWLHRRLADGDVYFVANRQRRAERLTCTFRVSGKAPALWDAESGAISRPALFDAGKSTTRVAFDLSPAGSTFVSFREPVSGAKRLDWVAKDGARFTDLDARTPVVAAPSDSFTLSLWAKPDIDLRLMPKESVDGRINETGKNYLVNARSGRDTHGDGTAVAGLAIGRNGAFVIERISPDSVPAVLVSHQPIAGWSHIALVYDKGTPSLYIDGKLAHTGLKSGRTVFAGGSDKPSPSGVTYSFEGNATPLRTDARALAPAEIAAEAAKGPPAPMTSLSPAEINRADDGSLRALVWDSGRYTTSAGRGFRADVPAPHAIDGPWTVRLQPGRGAPAQITLPGLQSLSHHPDPAVRHFSGTATYERNINVPASAVKKGQRVYLDLGRVEILSGVSVNGRDLGVVWKEPYRVDVTDVVHAGVNSLSLTVTNLWANRMIADAALPEEGRFVDNADWTIGERASADGKMTPVMARKIVELPDWYKAGKAKPEGGRVTFTPWTFFQANEPLLDSGLLGPVRLVFAQDISLK
- a CDS encoding glycoside hydrolase family 140 protein — translated: MTRNTLVGLGLSLLALAASVAASAAPATQPLRIADNHRYLATQDGRPFFWLGDTGWLLLGRLDRAETEHYLARRAAQGFNVIQVMVLHTDQQTNRYAAPAMLDKDPARPRVTPGNDPARADEYDYWDHLDWVVDRAAAHGLYVALVPIWGTIVVESKLPPERAAAYGKFLGERYRSKPNIVWLNGGDTPGEKNAATWEALGAAIKAADPGHLMTFHPIGRTDSAWYYHRAPWLDFNMFQSGHKSYAQDEKGARAEDNWRYVAEDLSRPPLKPTIDGEPSYENIPHGLHDLTAPRWLAADVRRYAWWSVFGGAFGHSYGSNDVMQMFVPGKDKPAYAADVHWEKALEQEGAGQMHHLRDLMLSRPFFERVPDQQLIAGQNGTGYERVIATRGKAYAMAYSYTGRPFRIRMGQIAGQKVSAAWFDPRTGVAKPIGTFTNNGERLFTPPGTPQPGNDWVLLLDSK